In the Cheilinus undulatus linkage group 19, ASM1832078v1, whole genome shotgun sequence genome, one interval contains:
- the buc2l gene encoding uncharacterized protein buc2l isoform X1 — protein MEAATSTLQQSFGFGPRGPNPPHGAQQAQGSHSGPSAAPRPEEQQQQQQQQQQQQQQQQQTHHKPFFYIQPSQPAPFLPMQSLQWPVPLTMPMSYNPYYAYPGLGYGMPVMPHFQPNSYMEPPSFVVPHTNLHLVDYRRILNPQYYQTMAYHSRRLRYQQNGPNREMTSSEVQTEPLSATQRTSTPGSSNVEASDSVSVRRSDNNLCVHAQKPPSPTLAVQNRDKSVVPKDSVPASTTRTPPNGSFVIQTEEVRIECCTTPVGLQLLHSRETAEMSHSFSQDMVQRSTVLQGCVLQENKQCIPAGESEQGLQACPDILLVGTGNNQKIPALEESGNQTDSAAALLEVEVPGNSSREKDLNVTSKNAEFKVVHLPFDSKYLDQLRRMESTVWSMEDTLIPSPESGGCTQSQNESLVPSEDILTARKKDADAAVPVVEMPPAEENDLEDMVPTLQVHGESDSDMYPRMEVPVAEEAPVTHKDEVTHVPYLLLLDNTSPKAERSQLRREANIQDHQDTSFESLPAYLPSASWLADFDNVYYCSKMPPTPKKQTRPLSNHALDVPSRRRKLDMEYKDHPTARKAKERYKPKGKVDRRSLSDHECCLSRNFSENAFTSYASKRERLCSRCLSKQRICMSPSPGLEGRTLKRKATPFQQWNDAPLPTCEACKSHPKNQLMRKGSCHDIRGLHGPDTEGESSENSSSRTATKWRPGNDQSKLNELKRPLASKQNIDKCPAVMYPKLREKNCVCNELQHQPATWERLRHCPHGNAIREMDENCAVLLSPQDKWRNMNQTYLMHRWHTEKSWKEVMPNIDGSNVGSQHFKHKKSQPQSQGGIGLANAEE, from the exons ATGGAGGCAGCCACGTCTACTTTACAACAATCTTTTGGTTTTGGTCCTCGGGGTCCAAACCCTCCACATGGAGCTCAGCAGGCCCAGGGGTCACACTCGGGGCCCTCAGCTGCTCCACGTCctgaagagcagcagcagcagcagcagcagcagcagcagcagcagcagcagcagcagcagacacacCACAAACCTTTCTTCTACATTCAGCCATCACAGCCTGCCCCGTTCTTGCCCATGCAGAGTCTGCAGTGGCCGGTGCCCTTAACCATGCCTATGTCCTACAACCCGTACTACGCCTACCCAGGTCTAG GTTATGGGATGCCAGTGATGCCTCACTTTCAGCCAAATTCTTACATGGAGCCTCCTAGCTTCGTTGTTCCACACACCAACCTCCATCTAGTGGACTACAGAAGAATCCTCAACCCTCAGTACTACCAGACCATGGCGTACCACTCCCGCAGGCTCCGCTACCAACAAAATGGCCCCAACAGAGAAATGACCAGCTCTGAGGTCCAAACTGAGCCGCTATCTGCCACCCAGAGGACCAGCACGCCTGGCTCAAGCAACGTTGAAGCCTCCGATAGCGTCTCAGTCCGAAGAAGCGACAACAACCTGTGTGTCCACGCTCAAAAGCCTCCCTCACCAACCTTAGCTGTGCAGAATAGAGATAAGTCTGTGGTGCCAAAGGATTCAGTACCTGCTTCCACCACCAGGACACCACCGAATGGCAGCTTTGTGATCCAAACAGAGGAAGTACGCATTGAATGCTGCACAACACCCGTAGGACTGCAACTTCTGCACTCCCGCGAGACTGCAGAAATGTCCCACAGCTTTTCCCAAGACATGGTCCAGCGTAGCACTGTCCTCCAGGGTTGTGttctgcaggaaaacaaacagTGCATTCCTGCAGGCGAGTCGGAGCAGGGTCTCCAAGCATGTCCTGATATCCTTTTAGTTGGGACAGGAAACAACCAGAAGATTCCAGCTCTGGAAGAGTCTGGGAATCAGACGGATTCAGCAGCTGCTTTGTTGGAAGTAGAAGTTCCTGGCAACAGCAGTAGAGAGAAAGATCTGAATGTAACGTCAAAGAACGCTGAATTCAAAGTGGTTCACTTGCCGTTTGATTCAAAGTACCTGGATCAACTCAGGAGGATGGAGTCGACCGTTTGGTCGATGGAGGACACTTTGATTCCCTCGCCAGAGTCTGGAGGCTGCACACAGTCTCAAAATGAATCCCTAGTTCCCTCTGAAGACATCCTAACAGCGAGAAAGAAGGATGCAGATGCTGCCGTCCCTGTTGTTGAGATGCCTCCTGCAGAAGAGAACGATCTGGAAGACATGGTCCCAACTTTGCAGGTTCATGGGGAGTCTGATTCTGACATGTATCCTCGGATGGAAGTTCCTGTTGCAGAGGAAGCTCCTGTCACACATAAAGATGAAGTAACTCATGTTCCTTATTTGCTGTTGTTGGATAATACCTCTCCTAAAGCAGAGAGGAGCCAACTTAGACGAGAGGCAAACATCCAGGATCACCAGGACACCTCGTTTGAATCCTTGCCTGCCTACCTCCCTTCAGCCAGCTGGCTCGCTGACTTTGATAACGTCTACTACTGCAGTAAGATGCCACCAACTCCAAAAAAGCAAACCAGACCTTTGAGCAACCATGCTTTAGATGTGCCTTCAAGAAGACGTAAACTAGACATGGAGTACAAAGATCACCCAACAGCTCGAAAGGCTAAAGAGAGGTACAAACCCAAAGGTAAGGTGGATCGAAGGAGCCTCTCTGACCATGAGTGCTGCCTCAGTAGGAACTTCAGTGAAAATGCCTTCACTTCTTATGCATCCAAGCGAGAGCGACTTTGCTCCAGATGTCTCTCAAAGCAAAGGATCTGCATGTCTCCAAGTCCAGGACTTGAAGGTCGCACCTTAAAGAGGAAAGCCACTCCTTTCCAACAGTGGAACGACGCACCTTTACCGACGTGTGAAGCCTGTAAATCTCACCCAAAGAACCAGCTGATGAGGAAAGGTTCCTGCCATGATATCCGCGGCCTTCATGGTCCCGACACTGAAGGAGAATCATCTGAGAACAGCTCAAGTCGCACAGCAACAAAATGGAGGCCAGGCAATGACCAAAGTAAGCTGAACGAGCTGAAGAGACCGCTCGCCTCCAAGCAAAACATCGACAAATGTCCGGCAGTGATGTACCCGAAGCTGAGGGAGAAGAACTGTGTCTGCAACGAGCTGCAGCATCAGCCGGCGACATGGGAGAGGCTGAGACACTGTCCTCACGGGAACGCCATCCGAGAAATGGACGAGAACTGTGCCGTGCTGCTTTCCCCTCAGGACAAGTGGAGGAACATGAATCAGACTTACCTGATGCACAGATGGCACACTG AGAAATCATGGAAAGAAGTGATGCCAAACATCGATGGATCCAATGTCGGATCACAACACTTTAAACACAAGAAATCACAACCACAATCACAAG GGGGAATTGGTCTGGCTAATGCAGAAGAATGA
- the LOC121527167 gene encoding bucky ball-like: MDDGSKQPHTLGGGQQRTHHPRPFFYVQPPSQPYYLYQQWQMNQPYSHYGLPGGFNFNRPCMFPFQYMQYPGYIFPHAPIYPMDYRRMFEPRFHAPPTWNDMPRQPHYTQPQGRREMACSEAQTDPSDAISKLIECLDKIRASELQGPERELDSGVASQSSGIFSPAEEKKSEEQGLVLPSMADVSHLESPAVTFSDSTMAVYDGESSQRSLDVLSPHGCWSAGLEEPLDSSSVHEESPELEQDAEVEHFLPLEKEEVTDVQTDILLTNLSAQKCDADKVQKVKVDANLSKPSVPSPSAKKDTKSNDKSLKTDHKKAAPNYKILKLPFESILTSGEAAAGHLSSPAAPYCYNYLSLHSTHERMSVLSPSLDELSSRDEMFSTDLDDADLFPKHVYAGRRFAEVVTESPQAAEDVEEVWLQSSKRFMCACCGKSLAKGASRNKAHSAKMYRDEAGDSEEEGGYGRGCEQPVRVVVRKHSRKTHSVPVRHATNPWYKRSQYKDPAGEINQEEGHDMCKPKAEDGQIGVSEMQCRPCQDRLCREDLCKSEQGRRSDADAISKRRQTNLLQRQEMSAQRKVMYHRSRDEEDDEPPPLPWERGSTVRGEPRC; this comes from the exons ATGGACG ATGGAAGCAAACAACCACACACTCTTGGAGGAGGACAGCAGAGAACCCACCATCCCAGACCTTTTTTCTACGTCCAGCCACCATCTCAACCTTACTACCTCTACCAGCAATGGCAGATGAACCAACCATACAGTCATTATGGTTTGCCTGGAG GTTTTAACTTTAACCGTCCCTGCATGTTCCCGTTCCAGTACATGCAGTATCCTGGGTACATTTTCCCACATGCTCCCATTTATCCGATGGATTACAGGCGCATGTTTGAGCCTCGCTTCCACGCTCCTCCCACCTGGAATGATATGCCTCGTCAGCCGCATTACACGCAGCCTCAGGGGCGTCGAGAAATGGCCTGTTCAGAGGCTCAAACCGACCCTAGTGACGCCATTAGCAAACTCATTGAGTGCCTGGATAAAATCCGAGCCAGTGAGCTTCAGGGCCCTGAGAGAGAGCTTGATTCTGGTGTTGCCTCCCAGTCCTCGGGGATCTTTTCTCctgcagaagaaaagaaaagtgaagagcAGGGTCTTGTACTTCCTTCAATGGCTGATGTGAGCCATTTGGAGTCTCCAGCTGTGACTTTTAGCGACTCAACGATGGCGGTGTACGATGGCGAGTCCAGCCAGAGAAGCTTAGATGTCTTAAGTCCACATGGATGCTGGTCTGCAGGTCTTGAGGAGCCTCTTGACAGCTCTTCTGTTCATGAGGAGAGTCCTGAGCTTGAGCAGGATGCAGAAGTTGAGCATTTTCTCCCTCTGGAGAAAGAAGAAGTCACGGATGTCCAGACAGATATCTTGTTGACCAATCTGAGTGCTCAGAAATGTGATGCAGACAAGGTCCAGAAGGTTAAAGTAGATGCAAATCTTTCTAAACCATCAGTGCCATCTCCTTCTGctaaaaaagatacaaaaagcaatgacaaatctttaaaaacagaccACAAGAAAGCAGCTCCAAACTATAAGATCCTCAAACTCCCATTTGAGAGCATTCTGACCTCTGGAGAAGCTGCAGCTGGCCACCTttcctctcctgctgctccCTACTGCTACAACTATCTCTCCTTGCACAGCACCCATGAGCGCATGAGTGTCCTCAGTCCCTCTCTGGATGAGCTCTCCTCCAGAGATGAGATGTTCTCCACAGACTTGGACGATGCAGATCTCTTCCCCAAACATGTTTATGCAGGCAGGAGGTTTGCAGAAGTCGTCACCGAGTCTCCACAGGCAGCTGAAGATGTTGAAGAAGTTTGGCTGCAGAGTTCAAAGAGGTTTATGTGTGCCTGCTGTGGAAAAAGTCTGGCAAAAGGAGCGAGTCGGAACAAAGCCCACAGTGCAAAGATGTACAGAGATGAAGCTGGAGACTCAGAGGAGGAAGGCGGGTATGGGAGAGGGTGTGAGCAGCCAGTGAGAGTGGTTGTGAGGAAGCATTCCAGGAAGACCCATTCTGTCCCAGTTAGACATGCCACAAACCCCTGGTACAAGAGAAGCCAGTACAAAGATCCAGCAGGTGAAATCAACCAGGAGGAAGGCCACGATATGTGCAAGCCGAAGGCAGAGGATGGCCAGATCGGTGTAAGTGAGATGCAATGCAGACCATGCCAGG ACAGGCTCTGCAGAGAAGATCTCTGCAAGTCAGAGCAGGGCAGGAGGAGTGATGCTGATGCGATTTCCAAGAGGAGACAAACAAACCTGCTGCAAAGACAAG agATGAGCGCTCAGAGGAAAGTGATGTACCACAGATCACGAGATGAGGAGGACGATGAGCCACCACCTTTACCCTGGGAGAGAG GCTCTACAGTGAGAGGAGAACCAAGATGTTGA
- the buc2l gene encoding uncharacterized protein buc2l isoform X2 has product MEAATSTLQQSFGFGPRGPNPPHGAQQAQGSHSGPSAAPRPEEQQQQQQQQQQQQQQQQQTHHKPFFYIQPSQPAPFLPMQSLQWPVPLTMPMSYNPYYAYPGLGYGMPVMPHFQPNSYMEPPSFVVPHTNLHLVDYRRILNPQYYQTMAYHSRRLRYQQNGPNREMTSSEVQTEPLSATQRTSTPGSSNVEASDSVSVRRSDNNLCVHAQKPPSPTLAVQNRDKSVVPKDSVPASTTRTPPNGSFVIQTEEVRIECCTTPVGLQLLHSRETAEMSHSFSQDMVQRSTVLQGCVLQENKQCIPAGESEQGLQACPDILLVGTGNNQKIPALEESGNQTDSAAALLEVEVPGNSSREKDLNVTSKNAEFKVVHLPFDSKYLDQLRRMESTVWSMEDTLIPSPESGGCTQSQNESLVPSEDILTARKKDADAAVPVVEMPPAEENDLEDMVPTLQVHGESDSDMYPRMEVPVAEEAPVTHKDEVTHVPYLLLLDNTSPKAERSQLRREANIQDHQDTSFESLPAYLPSASWLADFDNVYYCSKMPPTPKKQTRPLSNHALDVPSRRRKLDMEYKDHPTARKAKERYKPKGKVDRRSLSDHECCLSRNFSENAFTSYASKRERLCSRCLSKQRICMSPSPGLEGRTLKRKATPFQQWNDAPLPTCEACKSHPKNQLMRKGSCHDIRGLHGPDTEGESSENSSSRTATKWRPGNDQSKLNELKRPLASKQNIDKCPAVMYPKLREKNCVCNELQHQPATWERLRHCPHGNAIREMDENCAVLLSPQDKWRNMNQTYLMHRWHTEKSWKEVMPNIDGSNVGSQHFKHKKSQPQSQEIRRKDTRC; this is encoded by the exons ATGGAGGCAGCCACGTCTACTTTACAACAATCTTTTGGTTTTGGTCCTCGGGGTCCAAACCCTCCACATGGAGCTCAGCAGGCCCAGGGGTCACACTCGGGGCCCTCAGCTGCTCCACGTCctgaagagcagcagcagcagcagcagcagcagcagcagcagcagcagcagcagcagcagacacacCACAAACCTTTCTTCTACATTCAGCCATCACAGCCTGCCCCGTTCTTGCCCATGCAGAGTCTGCAGTGGCCGGTGCCCTTAACCATGCCTATGTCCTACAACCCGTACTACGCCTACCCAGGTCTAG GTTATGGGATGCCAGTGATGCCTCACTTTCAGCCAAATTCTTACATGGAGCCTCCTAGCTTCGTTGTTCCACACACCAACCTCCATCTAGTGGACTACAGAAGAATCCTCAACCCTCAGTACTACCAGACCATGGCGTACCACTCCCGCAGGCTCCGCTACCAACAAAATGGCCCCAACAGAGAAATGACCAGCTCTGAGGTCCAAACTGAGCCGCTATCTGCCACCCAGAGGACCAGCACGCCTGGCTCAAGCAACGTTGAAGCCTCCGATAGCGTCTCAGTCCGAAGAAGCGACAACAACCTGTGTGTCCACGCTCAAAAGCCTCCCTCACCAACCTTAGCTGTGCAGAATAGAGATAAGTCTGTGGTGCCAAAGGATTCAGTACCTGCTTCCACCACCAGGACACCACCGAATGGCAGCTTTGTGATCCAAACAGAGGAAGTACGCATTGAATGCTGCACAACACCCGTAGGACTGCAACTTCTGCACTCCCGCGAGACTGCAGAAATGTCCCACAGCTTTTCCCAAGACATGGTCCAGCGTAGCACTGTCCTCCAGGGTTGTGttctgcaggaaaacaaacagTGCATTCCTGCAGGCGAGTCGGAGCAGGGTCTCCAAGCATGTCCTGATATCCTTTTAGTTGGGACAGGAAACAACCAGAAGATTCCAGCTCTGGAAGAGTCTGGGAATCAGACGGATTCAGCAGCTGCTTTGTTGGAAGTAGAAGTTCCTGGCAACAGCAGTAGAGAGAAAGATCTGAATGTAACGTCAAAGAACGCTGAATTCAAAGTGGTTCACTTGCCGTTTGATTCAAAGTACCTGGATCAACTCAGGAGGATGGAGTCGACCGTTTGGTCGATGGAGGACACTTTGATTCCCTCGCCAGAGTCTGGAGGCTGCACACAGTCTCAAAATGAATCCCTAGTTCCCTCTGAAGACATCCTAACAGCGAGAAAGAAGGATGCAGATGCTGCCGTCCCTGTTGTTGAGATGCCTCCTGCAGAAGAGAACGATCTGGAAGACATGGTCCCAACTTTGCAGGTTCATGGGGAGTCTGATTCTGACATGTATCCTCGGATGGAAGTTCCTGTTGCAGAGGAAGCTCCTGTCACACATAAAGATGAAGTAACTCATGTTCCTTATTTGCTGTTGTTGGATAATACCTCTCCTAAAGCAGAGAGGAGCCAACTTAGACGAGAGGCAAACATCCAGGATCACCAGGACACCTCGTTTGAATCCTTGCCTGCCTACCTCCCTTCAGCCAGCTGGCTCGCTGACTTTGATAACGTCTACTACTGCAGTAAGATGCCACCAACTCCAAAAAAGCAAACCAGACCTTTGAGCAACCATGCTTTAGATGTGCCTTCAAGAAGACGTAAACTAGACATGGAGTACAAAGATCACCCAACAGCTCGAAAGGCTAAAGAGAGGTACAAACCCAAAGGTAAGGTGGATCGAAGGAGCCTCTCTGACCATGAGTGCTGCCTCAGTAGGAACTTCAGTGAAAATGCCTTCACTTCTTATGCATCCAAGCGAGAGCGACTTTGCTCCAGATGTCTCTCAAAGCAAAGGATCTGCATGTCTCCAAGTCCAGGACTTGAAGGTCGCACCTTAAAGAGGAAAGCCACTCCTTTCCAACAGTGGAACGACGCACCTTTACCGACGTGTGAAGCCTGTAAATCTCACCCAAAGAACCAGCTGATGAGGAAAGGTTCCTGCCATGATATCCGCGGCCTTCATGGTCCCGACACTGAAGGAGAATCATCTGAGAACAGCTCAAGTCGCACAGCAACAAAATGGAGGCCAGGCAATGACCAAAGTAAGCTGAACGAGCTGAAGAGACCGCTCGCCTCCAAGCAAAACATCGACAAATGTCCGGCAGTGATGTACCCGAAGCTGAGGGAGAAGAACTGTGTCTGCAACGAGCTGCAGCATCAGCCGGCGACATGGGAGAGGCTGAGACACTGTCCTCACGGGAACGCCATCCGAGAAATGGACGAGAACTGTGCCGTGCTGCTTTCCCCTCAGGACAAGTGGAGGAACATGAATCAGACTTACCTGATGCACAGATGGCACACTG AGAAATCATGGAAAGAAGTGATGCCAAACATCGATGGATCCAATGTCGGATCACAACACTTTAAACACAAGAAATCACAACCACAATCACAAG aaattcGAAGAAAAGACACAAGATGCTGA